One window of the Fuerstiella sp. genome contains the following:
- a CDS encoding NUDIX domain-containing protein, whose protein sequence is MNLFHSIEFVLSDPVQVAVGVVESAGHVLIGTRPEGVPLGGMTELPGGKCLSDETTRTCVVRECREETGLLVVPRSHLITTTQEYKHGVIELDFWRCGLSPDLPDLAEATDPFHWVPFNSLCVTDFPSGNAEALKLLKNTWGSSS, encoded by the coding sequence ATGAACCTGTTTCACTCCATTGAGTTTGTTTTGTCGGATCCCGTTCAAGTTGCCGTCGGTGTGGTCGAATCCGCCGGACACGTGCTGATCGGCACGCGTCCCGAAGGTGTTCCTCTGGGCGGAATGACCGAATTGCCCGGGGGCAAGTGTCTGTCAGATGAAACCACACGTACCTGTGTCGTCCGGGAATGTCGCGAAGAAACCGGCCTGCTGGTTGTTCCCCGAAGTCATCTGATCACCACCACACAGGAATACAAACACGGCGTAATTGAACTCGATTTCTGGCGGTGCGGTTTGAGTCCGGACCTGCCGGATCTTGCTGAAGCAACAGATCCGTTCCATTGGGTTCCGTTCAACTCTCTGTGTGTCACTGATTTTCCGTCAGGCAACGCGGAAGCACTGAAACTCCTGAAAAATACTTGGGGATCATCATCGTGA
- a CDS encoding enoyl-ACP reductase, producing the protein MGLFEGKKGLVLGIANERSIAWAITQKLHEQGAEIAFTHLPDTGDRPKNQRKVSKLVEPLDAGFLVPCDVCDDGQIAEVMDKAAADFGKLDFILHSIAFAPPEDLTGPTWNSSRAGFGKAMEISAYSLLAVAGAAKRRDILSKNSSILTLSYFGGEEVIPGYNLMGLCKAALECGVRYLASELGPDGCRVNAISAGPVRTISAMGVGDFKQMLDLYSGVAPMRRNITAEEVGKSGMFLLSDLASGISAEVLHVDCGFSKMGAPAVYGTGDGE; encoded by the coding sequence ATGGGTTTGTTCGAAGGTAAAAAGGGACTGGTTCTGGGAATCGCCAATGAGCGTTCAATCGCCTGGGCCATCACTCAGAAGCTCCACGAGCAGGGTGCAGAGATCGCGTTTACTCACCTGCCTGACACCGGTGATCGTCCAAAAAACCAGCGAAAAGTAAGTAAGTTGGTTGAACCACTGGATGCAGGCTTTCTGGTTCCCTGTGATGTCTGTGATGATGGTCAGATTGCCGAAGTCATGGACAAAGCCGCAGCCGACTTTGGCAAGCTGGATTTTATCCTGCACAGCATCGCATTCGCCCCGCCGGAAGACCTGACCGGTCCCACATGGAACAGTAGTCGGGCCGGTTTCGGCAAAGCGATGGAAATCAGTGCTTACAGTCTGCTGGCAGTCGCCGGAGCAGCGAAACGGCGGGATATCCTCAGTAAAAATTCCAGCATTCTCACACTCAGCTACTTCGGTGGTGAAGAAGTCATTCCAGGCTATAACCTGATGGGACTCTGCAAAGCGGCTCTCGAGTGTGGTGTGCGTTATCTGGCCAGCGAACTGGGACCGGATGGGTGCCGTGTCAACGCAATCAGTGCCGGTCCGGTTCGCACGATCAGTGCCATGGGCGTTGGCGACTTTAAACAAATGCTGGATCTTTACAGCGGGGTCGCGCCGATGAGACGCAATATCACGGCAGAAGAAGTCGGTAAGAGCGGCATGTTCCTGCTAAGCGATCTGGCAAGTGGTATCAGTGCGGAAGTCCTTCACGTCGACTGTGGTTTCAGTAAAATGGGAGCACCAGCTGTTTACGGAACTGGCGATGGCGAATAA